The Kangiella marina genome window below encodes:
- the infC gene encoding translation initiation factor IF-3, with protein MKKGQKRDDRQRINENIRAKEVRLIQADGENVGVVDTKDALAQAQEASLDLVEVSPDANPPVCKIMDFGKYLFEQKKAKAAAKKKQKVTQVKEIKFRPGTDIGDYKVKLRNLIRFLEDGDKTKITVRFRGREMAHQELGMELLKRVEKDLEEYGSVEQRPSMEGRQMTMVVAPNKKK; from the coding sequence ATTAAAAAAGGTCAAAAGCGCGACGATAGACAGCGCATAAATGAAAATATTCGAGCGAAAGAAGTTCGCTTAATTCAAGCCGACGGTGAAAATGTTGGTGTGGTTGATACAAAGGATGCTCTAGCACAAGCTCAAGAAGCGTCGCTAGATTTAGTAGAAGTATCACCGGATGCGAATCCTCCAGTCTGTAAAATTATGGACTTTGGTAAATACTTGTTTGAGCAGAAGAAAGCGAAAGCTGCTGCTAAAAAGAAGCAGAAAGTTACCCAAGTCAAAGAAATTAAGTTTCGCCCAGGGACGGATATAGGGGACTATAAGGTAAAACTACGCAACCTTATACGTTTCTTGGAAGATGGGGACAAGACGAAGATCACTGTCCGCTTCCGTGGTCGTGAGATGGCGCACCAAGAACTCGGAATGGAGTTATTGAAGCGTGTCGAAAAAGACCTGGAAGAATACGGTTCAGTTGAGCAACGTCCATCAATGGAAGGTCGTCAAATGACGATGGTGGTTGCCCCCAACAAGAAGAAGTAA
- the rplT gene encoding 50S ribosomal protein L20, translated as MARVKRGVTAHARHKKVLKQAKGYYGARSRVYRVAKQAVIKAGQYAYRDRRQRKRQFRSLWIARINAEARTHGLSYSRFINGLKKSNIEVDRKMLAELAVFDKVAFAAFADQAKSVLDA; from the coding sequence ATGGCAAGAGTAAAACGCGGTGTGACAGCTCACGCACGTCACAAAAAAGTTTTAAAGCAAGCTAAAGGTTATTACGGTGCACGTAGTCGTGTTTATCGTGTAGCTAAACAAGCTGTAATTAAAGCGGGTCAATATGCATATCGTGACCGTCGCCAACGTAAGCGTCAATTCCGTTCTTTATGGATTGCACGTATTAACGCTGAGGCGCGTACACACGGTTTGTCTTATAGCCGTTTTATCAATGGTTTGAAAAAATCAAACATTGAAGTTGATCGTAAAATGCTAGCAGAATTGGCAGTTTTTGATAAAGTGGCTTTTGCTGCTTTTGCAGACCAAGCTAAATCTGTCCTAGACGCTTAA
- the pheT gene encoding phenylalanine--tRNA ligase subunit beta, with the protein MKFSEQWLREWVNPEISTQELVDKLTMAGLEVDGFEYLGDSFTGVVVGEIVAAEQHPDADKLQVCSINVGDASDEELQIICGAPNARKGIKVAVAMIGAVLPGDFKIKKAKLRGVHSFGMLCSETELNIGEGSDGIVELPLEAPLGQDLKQLLNLEDHVIDVDLTPNRGDCLGVRGIAREVGVLTQEDVNFVEPKAVASEVSDKLDIKLSAPQACPRYLGRVIKGVNPEAQTPQWMVQRIERSGVRSIDPVVDVTNYVLLEMGHPMHAFDLAKIDGAIDVRMAKKDEKLTLLDGQEVELTEDTLMIADSSKPLAIAGVMGGEHSGVNSETKDIFLESAYFDAIAIAGKARQYGLHTDASHRYERGVDYELQRTAMERATELLLEIVGGQPGAIIEAKDQSAMPEKRHLTLRRERIKRVVGVSFDDAQVEDILTRLGLGLTPADEGWDVSVPSFRFDIDNEESLIEELVRVYGYNNLPIRKPQGEMAMFMQNENRIFKDLLRELLVNRGYQEAITYSFVEPKLQAVLEPELKPLALMNPISSEMGVMRTNLLTGLVSAAKFNINRQQSRIRFFEMGLRFDTSGDELQQIPTLAGLLAGRRYTESWNGDARKVDFYDIKGDLEALLSTTKRRFEFKPSSKEILHPGQSADIVLGGKVVGYLGKLHPEIQQKVDLDLDAFVFEIDLEALSERELPKFAPLLKFPSIRRDLAVIVDETVKGGELIDFIVKIGGNLLTDAFIFDIYKGEHLDHGKKSVALAMTLRHPEKTLEDAEINSVVDKVVTGLEEEYRAVLRN; encoded by the coding sequence ATGAAATTTAGTGAACAGTGGTTGCGTGAGTGGGTTAACCCTGAAATTTCCACTCAAGAATTAGTTGATAAGTTGACCATGGCGGGTTTGGAAGTCGATGGTTTTGAGTATTTAGGTGATAGCTTCACTGGCGTGGTCGTCGGGGAGATCGTTGCAGCTGAACAGCATCCTGATGCGGACAAATTACAGGTTTGTTCGATCAATGTGGGCGATGCCAGCGATGAAGAGTTACAAATCATCTGCGGTGCACCGAATGCTCGCAAGGGTATCAAAGTAGCGGTGGCGATGATTGGCGCTGTTTTACCGGGTGATTTTAAAATTAAGAAAGCGAAGCTTCGTGGCGTACACTCTTTCGGTATGTTGTGTTCGGAAACTGAGCTTAATATCGGTGAAGGCAGCGATGGTATTGTTGAATTACCGCTTGAAGCACCATTAGGACAAGATTTAAAACAACTTCTAAACTTAGAAGACCATGTGATTGACGTTGATTTAACGCCAAACCGTGGCGACTGTTTAGGCGTCCGCGGTATCGCGCGCGAAGTTGGCGTACTCACTCAAGAAGACGTTAACTTTGTTGAACCTAAAGCCGTTGCTAGCGAAGTCAGTGATAAGTTAGATATCAAGCTAAGCGCGCCACAAGCGTGCCCACGCTACCTAGGCCGAGTGATTAAGGGGGTTAACCCTGAAGCGCAAACACCGCAATGGATGGTGCAGCGTATCGAACGTTCTGGCGTTCGCTCGATTGATCCTGTAGTCGATGTGACGAACTATGTGTTGTTAGAGATGGGACACCCGATGCACGCATTCGACTTGGCTAAAATCGATGGTGCCATTGACGTGCGCATGGCTAAAAAAGATGAAAAGTTAACACTGCTTGATGGGCAAGAAGTTGAGTTAACTGAAGATACTTTGATGATTGCAGATAGCTCGAAACCGCTTGCTATTGCAGGTGTGATGGGTGGTGAGCATTCAGGCGTTAATTCAGAAACTAAAGATATTTTCTTAGAAAGCGCGTATTTCGATGCTATCGCTATAGCCGGTAAAGCGCGTCAATATGGCCTGCATACAGATGCATCACACCGCTACGAGCGCGGTGTGGACTATGAGCTTCAACGTACCGCGATGGAGCGAGCGACTGAGTTACTGCTTGAAATTGTGGGCGGTCAGCCGGGTGCGATTATCGAGGCTAAAGATCAATCGGCTATGCCTGAAAAACGTCACCTGACGTTGCGTCGTGAGCGAATTAAGCGTGTGGTTGGCGTGAGCTTTGATGATGCTCAGGTTGAAGATATTTTGACCCGTTTGGGGTTAGGGTTAACCCCAGCTGATGAAGGTTGGGATGTTTCTGTTCCAAGTTTCCGATTTGATATCGATAACGAAGAAAGCTTAATTGAAGAACTCGTCCGTGTTTATGGCTATAACAACCTGCCGATTCGTAAGCCGCAGGGGGAGATGGCTATGTTTATGCAGAACGAGAACCGCATATTCAAGGATCTGCTGCGTGAGTTGCTGGTCAATCGTGGCTACCAAGAAGCGATTACTTACAGCTTTGTTGAACCAAAACTACAAGCGGTGTTAGAGCCAGAGTTAAAGCCACTCGCTTTAATGAACCCGATTTCAAGCGAAATGGGCGTTATGCGCACCAATCTATTAACAGGGTTAGTGAGCGCGGCAAAGTTCAATATCAACCGTCAGCAAAGCCGAATTCGTTTCTTTGAGATGGGATTGCGTTTTGACACTTCGGGCGATGAGTTGCAACAAATTCCAACATTGGCCGGCTTGCTAGCAGGTCGTCGTTACACCGAGTCATGGAATGGTGATGCACGAAAAGTTGATTTCTACGACATCAAAGGTGATTTAGAGGCTTTATTATCGACCACGAAGCGCCGGTTTGAGTTCAAGCCATCGAGCAAAGAAATCCTTCATCCGGGACAGTCTGCTGATATTGTACTGGGTGGAAAAGTCGTTGGTTATTTGGGGAAACTGCACCCAGAAATCCAACAAAAAGTGGATTTAGACCTTGATGCTTTTGTCTTTGAAATCGATTTAGAGGCCTTATCTGAGCGAGAATTGCCTAAATTCGCACCTTTATTGAAGTTTCCTTCGATTCGTCGGGATCTCGCTGTGATTGTAGACGAAACGGTAAAAGGTGGGGAATTAATTGATTTTATTGTAAAAATTGGTGGGAATTTACTGACAGACGCCTTTATTTTTGATATATACAAGGGTGAGCATCTTGATCATGGAAAGAAAAGTGTCGCTTTGGCTATGACCCTACGTCATCCCGAAAAGACATTAGAAGATGCGGAAATAAATTCTGTTGTGGACAAAGTTGTCACAGGCTTAGAAGAAGAGTACCGCGCGGTCCTAAGAAACTAA
- a CDS encoding integration host factor subunit alpha, which produces MALTKADMAERLYEELGLNKRESKEIVEAFFEQIRDSLEQGYNVKLSGFGNFELRDKAQRPGRNPKTGEEVPISARRVVTFKPGQKLRGKVADYVGTEQ; this is translated from the coding sequence ATGGCATTAACAAAAGCTGATATGGCAGAACGTTTATATGAAGAGCTGGGCTTGAATAAGCGTGAGTCTAAAGAAATTGTAGAAGCTTTTTTTGAGCAGATCCGCGATTCCTTAGAGCAGGGGTATAATGTCAAGCTCTCTGGCTTCGGTAATTTTGAATTGCGTGATAAAGCGCAGCGCCCTGGACGTAACCCAAAAACTGGGGAAGAAGTTCCTATCAGTGCGCGTCGAGTTGTTACGTTTAAACCAGGGCAAAAACTTAGAGGGAAAGTAGCGGACTATGTTGGAACCGAGCAATAA
- the pheS gene encoding phenylalanine--tRNA ligase subunit alpha, which yields MMADLQEIIQQAEQEISAVESLPELEQVKARFVGKKGLITAQMKQMGSLPAEEKPAFGAKVNEAKKEVFAIIEAKQNAIKTAEINQKLASETIDVTLSGRNSEVGGVHPVNRTLRRIESYFGQMGFSVAEGPEVEDDFHNFTALNIPEHHPARAMHDTFYFDAGRLLRTHTSPVQVRVMENAEPPFRIIAPGRVYRCDSDLTHTPMFHQVEGLLIDESTTFVDLKGVLYEFVTHFFEKDLGVRFRPSYFPFTEPSAEVDIECVMCSGKGCRVCSHTGWLEILGCGMVHPKVLESVGVDSEKYTGFAFGMGVERLTMLRYGVNDLRLFFENDLNFLKQFN from the coding sequence ATCATGGCTGATTTACAAGAAATTATCCAACAAGCTGAACAAGAAATCAGCGCGGTAGAATCATTACCTGAATTAGAGCAAGTCAAAGCTCGTTTCGTTGGTAAGAAAGGATTGATTACTGCTCAAATGAAGCAGATGGGATCGTTACCAGCGGAAGAAAAGCCTGCGTTTGGCGCTAAAGTCAATGAGGCAAAAAAAGAAGTGTTTGCCATTATTGAGGCAAAGCAAAACGCGATTAAAACAGCGGAAATTAATCAAAAACTCGCCAGTGAAACGATTGACGTTACCCTGAGTGGTCGTAACTCAGAGGTTGGTGGTGTGCACCCGGTAAATCGTACCTTAAGACGTATTGAGTCATACTTTGGACAAATGGGCTTTTCAGTGGCAGAAGGTCCAGAGGTTGAAGACGACTTCCATAACTTTACGGCATTGAATATTCCTGAGCATCATCCGGCGCGTGCGATGCACGATACGTTTTACTTTGATGCTGGCCGTTTATTAAGAACTCACACTTCTCCAGTGCAAGTCCGTGTGATGGAGAATGCTGAACCACCATTTCGCATTATCGCTCCGGGGCGAGTGTATCGTTGTGACTCAGATTTAACGCATACGCCGATGTTCCATCAGGTAGAGGGCCTTCTGATTGATGAAAGTACGACTTTTGTTGATTTGAAAGGCGTTCTGTATGAGTTTGTTACGCACTTCTTCGAGAAAGATTTAGGCGTTCGCTTCCGTCCATCATATTTCCCATTCACTGAACCTTCTGCGGAAGTGGATATTGAGTGTGTCATGTGTAGCGGCAAAGGCTGCCGAGTTTGTAGTCATACCGGCTGGTTGGAAATTCTTGGCTGCGGCATGGTTCACCCTAAAGTTTTAGAGTCTGTCGGTGTCGATAGTGAAAAGTATACTGGTTTTGCTTTTGGTATGGGCGTTGAACGTTTGACGATGTTGCGCTATGGCGTGAATGATTTACGTCTGTTTTTCGAGAATGATTTAAACTTCCTTAAGCAGTTTAACTAA
- the rpmI gene encoding 50S ribosomal protein L35 — MPKMKTDSGASKRFKKTASGRYKHKQSHLRHILTKKSTKRKRHLRHGKLVDAADTKQIDRMLPNG, encoded by the coding sequence ATGCCAAAGATGAAAACTGACAGCGGTGCTTCGAAGCGTTTCAAAAAAACAGCTTCGGGTCGTTATAAGCACAAGCAATCACACTTGCGTCACATCTTGACCAAGAAATCCACCAAGCGTAAGCGTCATTTGCGCCACGGCAAGCTAGTTGATGCCGCGGATACAAAGCAAATCGATCGTATGCTTCCTAACGGTTAA
- a CDS encoding MerR family transcriptional regulator: MLEPSNNNELPAIPGKRYFTIGEVSDLCAVKPHVLRYWEQEFEQLDPVRRGNRRYYQREDVLIVRQIRSLLYEHGYTIGGARQCLEEGGEDGSPAEKAQIDEIIEELEKIKRFLSI, translated from the coding sequence ATGTTGGAACCGAGCAATAATAACGAATTACCAGCAATTCCAGGCAAGCGTTATTTTACCATTGGTGAAGTAAGTGATTTATGTGCGGTAAAGCCGCACGTATTGCGTTATTGGGAACAGGAGTTCGAACAACTAGATCCGGTAAGACGTGGAAACCGTCGCTATTATCAGCGCGAAGATGTGTTAATTGTCCGTCAAATTCGCTCATTACTTTATGAACACGGCTACACCATTGGTGGTGCTCGTCAGTGTTTAGAAGAGGGTGGCGAGGACGGTTCTCCGGCTGAAAAAGCTCAAATCGATGAAATCATTGAAGAGTTAGAAAAAATTAAGCGATTCCTTTCAATTTAA